The genomic window AGTCCAGCCCCTACCTCTCAGTCTAGCCTCAGTCCTTCAGTACCCAACCCATCTATCCTGGCTGTTGGGCCTTGAAGAGGACCGTGAGAGAGCAATGGGCAGGCAGCTCCAGGAAATGACACAGAGACAGCAGCTTCAGAAACTTAAGGCTTTATTTGCAGACTCTGTACTGCTCTACCTTCTAGATTGTGGCCTTGGAGAAAGGGGTGACCCCAGCCCCTTCTTCCTTCAGGCTCTGGTTTGtaactcctccccctcctcttgctGGGCCTTGCCTCTTActtcctgccctgctcctggcccAGCCAGTTTGGGCAGTGCCTAGGGAGCCCTGAGTCCCAGTTCTTCCCAGGGACCAGCCCCGCCCACCGTGGCCCTGGGGGCTGAGGGCAGCCCAGGTGTCAGCCTTGCTCCTCAGCTGCCccatttctctgctctctttgctcttcctccttccaagCTTAGCCCTCTAACCTGCCTCCTCACTAACCTCCCTTCAGTCCCAAGGCTCCAAGGCCTCATTTTCTGCTCCCTTTCAATCTCTCATTGACCTCTGTCTTACCCAGTCTATCACAAACCTCTCTCTACGTGCTCCACCCTCCTGTTCTTGCCAGGCTCTTCCTCACCCCTGTGCCAAGTAAGGGGTGAGGACCACTACAAGGAGTTCTAATTCAGCCAGGCTGACTTGAGGGCTCATGCTAAGAAACTGGGAATTGGATCCCAAACTGCTTAGCAGTGGATGACACTGTTAGGACCACCCCCACCAAAATCAAAGTGCTGGGACGTCTCTGTGATCCTTGACCACAGAAATCCAACTCAGAGCCTTgcctcctccaggccctgagcccacCCTCGAGTATTACAGGGGCCAATTAGAGGCCCAGGTCCTCACAGTATTCAGATGGAACTAAGTCCCATGAGGTGGCCTGGCCCTGCCAGTAGCCCCCTCAAAGGCCCCAGTACCCCAGTTTCCAGAAGTCTGTGGTCTTATGCCTACTACTCCCTAGCTGCCATGGCTGCTCAAACAAAGCAGAAGAATTTCTTCCATCGACAGCGAGAGAGGGTTCGCACACCTTTGGCGTTCAGTTTCTTCTCTAACCGGGCTTTGTGTTCAATGGCACTGAGGATAGCTGAGTCAAACACCTCCTTCAAGTTCTTCTGCGTCAAGGCAGAGCACTCGAGGTAGCAGGAGGCCCGGATCTTCTCAGCTAGACCCTGGGCCTGAGGTTGGGGCACAGGGCCCTCCCGGCCCCCCTGGTCCAGCTGAATCAGTACATTGACATCGTCCCTCAGGTCGGCCTGGGTGCCTACCAGCAGCACGGGAGCTTGGGGGTTGTGAGTGCGGATCTCAGGCAGCCATTTTTCTGTGATGTTCTGGAAAGAGCTGGGCTGCACCACGCTGAAGCAGGCTAGGAAGACATCGGTATCCGGGTAGCAGAGAGAGCGAAGACGGTCAAAATCTTCCTAGGAAGGGAAGACCAGATCTTTAGTAGGATTATCCCCTGCCACAGGGAAAAGGAACGTGTCTGCTTTTCACCTGGGGTTGCAGACCTGAGACTTCAAGGGCCAAGACCGTCTCCATTTCTTATCAATCCTCCAGCCCACCTTCTCCCAGACCATTAGAGGCCGCTCCCAGCTTCTCACCTGACCCGCTGTGTCCCAGAGCTCAATGCGCACCGGGGCTCCATCCACCAGGACTTGCACTGCAGGGTCAGGCAGGAGATATAGCGAGTCAGGAAGGGCGTCTTGGGCCCCACCAGACCTCACCAGCGCCACCTCGGGGCCTGCTCCCGTCCCTCTCCCGGGAGATTTCCTCGCCCTCCAGTCCCCGCGCCTGCCTCAGCCCCCGGGTGcacaaccccacccccagccacgcGACCGCCGGGGCCGTTGAATGTACCGGAGAAGGTGTCCAGAGCTGTGGGCCGGTACCGGGCGGGGTACCCATTGCAGGTGTAGCTGACGATGAGGCTGCTCTTGCCCACGGCGCCGTCGCCCACCAGCACGCACTTGATGCCCAGCTCCGGGGACGCGCTGCCCCGCCGCGGGGGAGGGGTCGGGGCCCGGAGAGGGGACGACTCAGCCTCGCTCAGTTCCCGCGGGGGCATGGCCCGCTCCGGGGACAGCCCGGGATCAGGCTCCGCTGCGCTCGGGGAAGCAGATTCCACAGTGTGCCTCAGAGTCTGCCAAAGCCCGGCGCGCCGGCCAGCCGCTAACCCTGGGTATATATGGGGGCTCCGCCCACCTCATCTGCATGTCCCTTGCGGCCCAGGACCCCGCCCACCCGCCAAACCCTGTCCCTGGCCTCCCAGGGCAGCGAACCCCATGAGGTCTGGCAATCACATACCCCGAGAAGGCGGAGAGCCAGGCCAAAAACTGGCGCTCAGAGAATCACACAGGTACAAGGACAAAGAATCGCCAAAATGAGGCAGATCTAGATATCTtggcagagaaaaaaatccaggatTTATTGTTAGGAGGAAGAAGCAAGTTGCAGAACACATAATACAGCATGTTCAAATTAAAActtctttcaaattaaaacaaaaacctagatATATGTTTGCACGAGTATAAAAGTCtggataataattttttttaacagctagAGTCtacccccaattttttttttttacatttatttatttttgagagacagagcatgaacaggggaaggaaagagagagaaagaggcacagaatccgaagacaggctccaggctctgagctagcagtcagcacagagccctacgcggggctcgaacccacgaaccgaaccgtgagatcatgacctgagctgaagtcggatgctccaccaattgagccacctaggataataattttcttaattaaagaatgatttttaaaaatacacagattaTGGGGGTGCCTGATTCAGTCCTTAGAGCCCgagactcttaatttcagagtTGGAAATTCTAGCTACACATtctgtgtagagattacttaaaaagtaaaatcttaaaaaaaataaaaaactatatagGTCATGAAAAGCTAGAAGATCAACTCAAGCATGAACACACAAGGCAGGAACTTACTGTACTCCCACGGAAAAACTTCCTTTAGATTAGGCAGGCTTTAAACACCTTCACTAGGCTCTGCTAAAGGAATTCTGGGTGCTAGAGAAGCTACTTGGGGAGGATCTCCAAGGACAATTcaacatttgaatattttctaaatcCCCAAAGTGCCTAATatcttcattatcatcatcatcatcaaaaaaGCACATAGTAATTAGTTATTTGCTGAATGCTGTTCTGGGCCACCCACTGTCCTTACCCCAGAAGGAGTTTACAGATGGAGACAAGATATCCCAAGTAGCTCTAGGAAGCTCACCAAGAGAGCTAATTTCATCTCTTTATTGCAGCCACTCAAATGACACCAGGCCCAGAATCCTTTCTCTGAATTCCAAGGCAGTCTTTCATCTCTGCCTGTGTACAAAGATCATTGAAAACACCTCATTCATGAGTTGTTGCAGAGAGAGTGTTGGGAAGAGAGGGGCAgtgaatattaaagaaaagagataatcCCGTTTCTTAAATAGTTGGTAGTATAAAAATCCATAAATCCAAATCTCTAAAATTCTTGAGAAAAAGTCTCAGGATCcttgaggatttttctttttccttcattcctttttttcttccttcctggctcCCTTCCTTGTCAAAGGTTGaggctggagcacctgggtgataCAGGTTaacgtcctactcttgattttggttaggatcacagtctcacagttcctgggatagagccccacgttgggctctccgctgacagtgtggtacctgcttgagattctctctctctccccttttttgcCCCTCTCTCATGAgcactccctctctttcaaaataaatcaataaacttaaaaaaaaaaagttaaggacaACAGCCAGAAAGTTGTTGATTTAGCCATTAAAATCTTGACTGTGgttcagggcgtctgggtggctcagtcagttaagcatccaactttggctcaggtcatgatttcgcagttggtgagttcaagccctgtgtggggctctgtgccgacagcttggagcctagagcctgcttcggattctgtgtctccctctctctgtccctcccccgatCCTGCgcgcgctctccctctctctctcactctctgtctaaaataaataaagttaaaaaaaaaaaaaaagcttgactGTGTGGAAAATGGTAGGACCCTCCCCAATATCCACTTCTATATCCCAAAGTCTACATCCTACATTCCCTAAGATTAAATATCTGGGGATGCTAGTAATACCTAATTTTAGCCCCAAAGAATAAGTTTACTCATCTAGGATGTGAAACAGGCCCCAAAATTTTGTCTTGCCATCATATCCCCCATGAGGTCCAAAAGCAGTTCTTTCTTGCTCTCCTGGAAAGGGAGGCAAGAATGAGGATTTGAAAAGACATGCACATCAGGAGATCTGTCCTAGTAGTCCTACTCCTTTGgctcattagctgtgtgactccCAAGAAATTACTTGATCCATCTCGGAGTTATAAAATGACAGATGAagcatgtttatttcttaaagcaCTTCTGGTGTTCACAATCTGTAATGCAGGGAACCAAGTGTCTGGGACAAaattactacacacacacatagaggcTCTTCTTCACAGAAGTCTTATCCTTTTAGCCagttttaataatagttttattatagCTGTAAATTTGATGGTAATCCTGTTTAATTCTTTCTGCAGATAGGAAGGATATATCTAAATAATACACAAATGGGGGGAGGTGTCTGTCTGGCATGGAGAAAAGCCCTGACTTGGTCTGCGACAGGCCCCATGGGTGGGGACACTTTCTGACCTAGGTCCCTCTGTCTGAGCTGGTTTAAGGACAGTCTTGCCagcaagagggggagggtggagacAACCCTGAGAGCTGGTGAGTCACCTGTTTCTCAGCGAAGGACTTGCAGTTGTAACTTCTACTGCTGGGAAAGTCCCCTCCTAATGGTGGGTTGTGCCTTATTCCTGTCCACCTGACAGATCATCTGTCCAGCTTCCAGCCAGACACACATTTGCTAAGATTAAAACTTGGCTCTAACATTGGGTCGCCTGAGTAGcgtagtcagttaagtgtctgacttcgactcgggccatgatctcggggtttgtgggttcgtgggttcatgggttcaagctccatatcaggctctctgctgtgggtgccaagtctgctttggatcctctgtccttctctctgccccttccctgcttcctttccccacccttctcaaaaataaataaacattaaaaaaaaaaaagcttggggcacctgaatggctcaggcggttaagtgtctattttaggctcaggtcatgatcttgcagtttgtgagttccagccccgagttgggcactgtgctgacagcagagcctggagtccatttcggattctgtgtctccctctctctctgtccctcccctgcttgttctctctctctctcgctttccccctcccacaaaaataaacattaaagaaaaacttggCTCTAACattctctttaaagaaatgattgatTATGATTGATTTGAGGCCTGGGGCAGGAAATAtgcaagatgagcctggagctCTGTGGTAAAGAAAGTAAGGAAGTcctaagcaaacaaaacaacaggaAGATAGAGGTACATCAAGTGGACACAGAGCCAATTGAAAGAGCTTCCGAAGGGCAAATTTGGGACAATTatgcaataaaataaaggaatattagattataacccaaagtataaaataagtatcCACAAGTCTattctgatataaataaatgattgaatatataaataaatgggcaaTAATAGACAAATCTTCTGTGGAGAATTCCAAAACATGTACCTAGATACTCAAATCTGGAGGTGGAACATAACCCCCCCACTCCTTAAGTGTGAGCTATGcacagtgacttccttccaaagaagaCAGTATGAAaaccgtgggggtgggggagagtaaCTTCACAGCGGAGAATCCTAACAAACACTCCCTCCCCAGTTGATTAAGATTAAGATCAACATCGATAAGTCAAGGTGATAGTATGTACCCTTTTGTATGATGTAATGAGGACAGCATTTTTCCTCTGTGGTCTTCCCTACAAGAAACCTCGGTCTAATCATGGGGAAAACATCCGAAAAGTTCCACCTGGGAGACATTCTACAAATTTCCTGTCCAATACTCCTCCAAACTCTCAAGGTCATCAGGAACaaggaaaatctgaaaaactGCCACAGTCAAGAGGAGCCTAAGGATAATGGCAACTAAATGTAACGTGGCTGGTGTTCCAGAAGGTAGCTGGATGGGGTCCTGGAACTGAAAGAAGGCATTAGGGAAAAACTAAGGACTTCTGAATAACATAtgaatttagttaataataatgtatcagtgcTGGTACCGTGTAAGATATTCATCATGGGGGAACCTGGGTTGGAGGTATACAGAAActctctatttaatttttctgtaaaacttaaactgttctaaaatttaaaaaagaaaataccccaAAAGCTAAAACGTGGCCCTGACATTGAGTCACGGCAGTAATaacattttgtttccaaaatgtcCAACACAGTTGGATGGGGCTTTAGACTCGTAAAAGTCCTTTGTTACCCTGTCTTATAGGAAGCCAGGTGAGCCTACTGGGGGAGAGGGTGAGTATATTGGAGCCCAGAGGAACTAGGGGACTCACCCAACATTAAAGAAGCTAgtgggctcctgggcggctcaatcagttaagtgtccgactttggctcaggtcatgaccttgcctttcctgagtttgagccccacatcgtgctctttgctgtcagtgcagagcctgcttcagatcctcggtctccttctctgtgcccttcttcccccactcacacttgctcaccctctctctctctttcaaaaataaataaatatttaaaaaatgaaacttgattctggaaaagaaataaaaaataaagaaggttcACAGGTTTGCCCTCAGGTGTGATCAAGTTCTTAAGTATTTCTGTTATTCCCttgtcttatttaaaattactgggatgcctcaatggctcagttggttaagcgtccgactttggatcaggtcatgatctcgtggttcgtgagtgctcagagcctggaacctgctttagattctgtctccttctctctctcctccactcacattctttctttctctctcaaaaaataaacattaaaagaaattttaatcacTACATACACTCAGATACTTATAGCAGAACCTCAATaagaataaaccaaaataaatctATCCCTACCCCACCATTATGATTTTCCTACTGCTGAAAAGGgggttaacaacaacaacaacaacaacaaaacactggtTGTGGGGTAGCATTTGCTCAACAAGGTCAGTGTTCAGGCTCATTGTGAGAGAAACACACTTCATGCAGTCTTTCTCCATTTCTGCCACACACTCTGCTCCAAGGCCCTCCTGTCAGGCCTGCTGCTGAGAAGAAGCCCAGAGAAGAATCGTATATTTAACACTTGATTTGTCAATCACACCTCAGTAGAGCTGGGAAAAACATCACTTATTTATCAAcatactgctgctgctgctgctgctgctgctgctgctgctgctacaaTAAGTAGACTACACACTATCTGAGCTTTTCAGTTAATTGGGTTACTGGATTTTCTCCTTGGTGTACTTGTGTCCTGGGAGGGAGTTGGTGGCAAACTCAGCAGCCTGGGCTGAGCTGACCTCATGGTCTTCCGTGGGGACCAGATCTTGCTAGCCAACCCTCCCGACCAACCCCATCTGTGTTGTCCATGTCATCCATGTCATCTGTGACAAGGCTCAGGCTGCCTACGGGGCTTCCTTCTTGCCCTGCATCCTCCTCCTAACTCAGCCTTagcttctgcttctttctctccaaatcCTCTCCATCTAGCTAATCCCAACTGCTACTGCCCCACCTCAAGCCTCTCTTTCCTGCCCAGACCTTGCACTCAAGCCCTGGCcggtattttttttaacgtttattttatttttgagggagagaaatacagagagtgagcagggaatggtcagagagaaggggagacacagaatctgaagcaggctccaggctctgagctgtcagcacagagcccgacgcggggctcaaacccacaaactgcgagatcatgacctgagctgaagttggtcacttaaccgactgagccacccaagcaccccggtattttttttaagtgtatttatttattttgagagagacagagacagcacaagtgggggaggagaagagagagggagagagagaaaatcccaagcaggctctgcagtgtcagtgcagagccagacatagggctcaaacccacaaaccatgagatcatgacttgagtggaaaccaagagttgaacacttgactgagccactgagatgcccCACTggccagtattttttaaaggcctGCAGGAGTTGCCACCTAAAAGTTCATCTAAAAGGACTCCCCTCTtggggcatctgactggctcagttggaagagcattcgactcttgattccagggtcatgagttcgagccccaagctgactgtagagattattaaaaaaaaaaaaaaaaccctcaaaaaaaaaaaaaaaagtaaaagtcctCCCCTCCTAACTTCCTTATTTATGACAACAGCAGCATGATTCATTCAAGCTAATGAATTGGAAGGAGTTGGAACTAAACAGTCTCCAAACTTCACAATGCACTTGgacttctttctctccatcaTCTTCAGTCTTTAGTCTTTTCTGTGCAGTACTGAACTCCCCTCTTCCTTCTAGCATCCTTTTTGCCAGAATAATCACCTCTGCTTGCCTCCCatctttgctttgttcatttctaGTGCACCCAAGCTTCCTAAGACAACAAATTTACTCTGTAGTTCTCCTATTCAAATCCTACAATGAATCCCTTTCAGCCAATGGATAGTGTCTGAGTCTCGACCTGGCATTCCATATTCTCCAGTTAGAGtacacccccagcccccagcaaatGATCCTTCAAAGAATTTTTATTGACATGGGGAAATGTTAAAAGATAACATTAAATGACACAGAATTATATAAACAGTTTGAGCCCaagtatcaaaaaatatatatatatacagttagAATAGAAGGGAGTCCTAGAGCACCTAAGTGGCTCTGGCAGTtcagtgtacaactctt from Suricata suricatta isolate VVHF042 chromosome 9, meerkat_22Aug2017_6uvM2_HiC, whole genome shotgun sequence includes these protein-coding regions:
- the RHOV gene encoding rho-related GTP-binding protein RhoV; translated protein: MPPRELSEAESSPLRAPTPPPRRGSASPELGIKCVLVGDGAVGKSSLIVSYTCNGYPARYRPTALDTFSVQVLVDGAPVRIELWDTAGQEDFDRLRSLCYPDTDVFLACFSVVQPSSFQNITEKWLPEIRTHNPQAPVLLVGTQADLRDDVNVLIQLDQGGREGPVPQPQAQGLAEKIRASCYLECSALTQKNLKEVFDSAILSAIEHKARLEKKLNAKGVRTLSRCRWKKFFCFV